In the Colius striatus isolate bColStr4 unplaced genomic scaffold, bColStr4.1.hap1 scaffold_68, whole genome shotgun sequence genome, one interval contains:
- the LOC133629558 gene encoding protein NDRG2-like: MGSRRRDLRLQRSGASSLHCPVLLVVGENSPDKDAMGECIVKLDPTQTSFLKMADRGGQPQLTQPAKLTKAFKYFVQGMGYMAASTMTRLSRSRTASVASCGSAEGERGRSRTLSRGSVGGAPGSP, from the exons ATGGGGTCACG CCGCAGGGATCTGAGGCTGCAGCGCAGCGGCgccagcagcctgca CTGCCCCGTGCTTTTGGTGGTCGGTGAGAACTCCCCTGACAAGGATGCCATG GGGGAGTGTATTGTTAAGCTCGACCCGACCCAAACTTCCTTCCTCAAG ATGGCAGACCGTGGCGGCCAACCCCAACTCACCCAG CCAGCCAAGCTGACCAAGGCCTTCAAGTACTTTGTGCAGGGGATGGGCTACA TGGCCGCGTCCACCATGACTCGCTTGTCCCGGTCCCGAACCGCTTCGGTCGCCAGTTGCGGCTCGGCCGAAGGCGAACGGGGCCGGAGCCGAACCCTGTCCCGCGGCAGCGTCGGGGGAGCACCCGGGAGCCCTTGA
- the LOC133629556 gene encoding DNA-(apurinic or apyrimidinic site) endonuclease-like: MAESGNGPRACSMLTCTCPPPPRDTAEDGQRFNFKVTSWNVDGLRAWVKKGGLEETKCGAESVPEELRSLGAFPHQHSPSDRPSYSGVGLLSRTKPLAVTYGMGAIKATKVTPSWMPRARVLTAEFPALRVVCVYVPNSGQGLGRLSFRQAWDERFRSFVSQLDRSKPVAICGDLNVAHQPLDLRNPSGNKRSPGFTREEREAFGELLGTGFLDSFRVFNPSLPNAFTFWTYLSGARARNIRPSDVGRKDPIA; encoded by the exons atggcggagagtgGCAACGgtcccagggcctgcagcatgc TGACCTGTACGtgtccccccccgccccgggacACGGCGGAAGACGGGCAAAGGTTCAACTTCAAGGTGACGTCGTGGAACGTGGACGGTCTCAGGGCCTGGGTGAAGAAAGGAGGCCTGGAG GAGACCAAATGTGGGGCCGAGTCGGTGCCAGAGGAGCTGCGGAGCCTCGGGGCCttccctcaccagcacagccccagcgacCGGCCCAGCTACAGCGGCgtggggctgctcagcaggacCAAACCCCTGGCTGTCACCTATGGCATGG GAGCCATTAAAGCCACGAAA GTGACCCCGAGCTGGATGCCGAGGGCCCGCGTGCTGACGGCCGAGTTCCCTGCCCTGCGCGTCGTCTGCGTCTACGTGCCCAACTCCGGGCAAGGTCTGGGCCGCCTGAGCTTCCGGCAGGCCTGGGATGAGCGCTTCCGCTCCTTCGTGTCCCAGCTGGACCGGTCCAAACCGGTCGCCATCTGCGGCGACCTCAACGTCGCCCACCAGCCCTTGGACCTGAGGAACCCGTCGGGGAACAAGAGGAGCCCCGGGTTCACgcgggaggagagggaggcgttcggggagctgctggggacgGGCTTCCTCGACAGCTTCCGGGTGTTTAACCCCTCGCTGCCCAACGCCTTCACCTTCTGGACCTACCTGagcggggccagggccaggaac ATCCGGCCGTCGGACGTTGGGCGGAAGGATCCGATCGCCTAA
- the LOC133629557 gene encoding protein NDRG2-like, protein MTPCPVLLVVGENSPNEDAMVECIVKLDPTQTSFLKMADRGGQPQLTQPAKLTKAFKYFVQGMGYMAASTMTRLSRSRTASVASSGSAEGERGRSRTLSRGSVGGGPGSP, encoded by the exons ATGACCCC CTGCCCTGTGCTTTTGGTGGTTGGTGAGAACTCCCCCAACGAGGACGCCATG gtgGAGTGTATTGTCAAGCTTGACCCGACCCAAACTTCCTTCCTCAAG ATGGCAGACCGTGGCGGCCAACCCCAACTCACCCAG CCAGCCAAGCTGACCAAGGCCTTCAAGTACTTTGTGCAGGGGATGGGCTACA TGGCCGCGTCCACCATGACTCGCTTGTCCCGGTCCCGAACCGCTTCGGTCGCCAGTTCCGGCTCGGCCGAAGGCGAACGGGGCCGGAGCCGAACCCTGTCCCGCGGCAGCGTCGGGGGAGGACCCGGGAGCCCTTGA